In Betaproteobacteria bacterium, a genomic segment contains:
- a CDS encoding energy transducer TonB, protein MKSYRETQRNPAKHLPSVIMVGLLHLLVGYALVTGLARTVVEVLKAPLETKIIEEIKKPPPDTPPPPPPKFAPPPPFIPPPEVNIQVPMQAQQAPTITTVTTNRPPPGPPPKAAPVAPPAPTGPVVRKNVKPVGEIVRPVFPRQAIRDGIQNGNVVAHLHIRPDGTVSEVRIVSSKPPRVFDREVIRALSQWRFAPESVGFIGEVDIDFKLTD, encoded by the coding sequence ATGAAGAGCTACAGGGAGACCCAGAGAAACCCGGCGAAACACCTGCCGAGCGTGATCATGGTCGGCCTCCTGCATCTGCTCGTCGGCTACGCGCTGGTCACCGGTCTTGCGAGAACGGTCGTCGAGGTCCTAAAGGCACCGCTCGAGACCAAGATCATCGAGGAGATCAAGAAGCCGCCTCCCGACACACCGCCCCCGCCGCCGCCCAAGTTCGCCCCGCCGCCGCCGTTCATCCCGCCGCCGGAAGTGAACATCCAGGTGCCGATGCAGGCCCAGCAGGCGCCCACGATCACGACCGTCACCACGAACCGTCCGCCGCCCGGCCCGCCGCCGAAGGCCGCCCCGGTCGCGCCTCCGGCGCCCACCGGCCCGGTCGTGCGCAAGAACGTGAAGCCCGTCGGCGAAATCGTGCGGCCGGTGTTCCCGCGCCAGGCGATCCGCGACGGCATCCAGAACGGCAACGTGGTCGCCCACCTGCACATCCGTCCCGACGGCACGGTTTCCGAGGTAAGGATCGTCTCGTCGAAGCCACCGCGCGTCTTCGACCGCGAGGTCATCCGCGCGCTTTCGCAATGGCGATTCGCCCCCGAGTCCGTCGGCTTCATCGGCGAGGTGGACATCGATTTCAAGCTGACGGACTGA